A window of the Tiliqua scincoides isolate rTilSci1 chromosome 5, rTilSci1.hap2, whole genome shotgun sequence genome harbors these coding sequences:
- the LOC136653146 gene encoding olfactory receptor 5A2-like, with translation MVPDCGLSHPKGFIGLLVYLLTLAGNLIIITLIWLDRCLQTPMYFLRGNLSFIEFCYTSSTVPKMLWNILTGDKTISFIGCALQMYFFVTLGGTECVLLSAMAYDHYAAICHPLRYTLLMSQPVCKGLLMISWTIGSVNSIINTAFIFSLDFCHSNQIDHFFCDIPPLLHLSCSDTTLGKMMTFTISGCGITMSFFLTLLSYIFIVSSVLKIRTAQGRIKAFSTCASHLTVVSIFYGTIIFMYLTPSSCHSVEQEQLVSVLYTMITPLLNPLIYSFRILPKIGY, from the exons GCCTTCTAGTCTATCTGCTAACCTTGGCAGGGAATCTAATCATTATCACCTTGATTTGGTTGGACCGTTGCCTCCAGACACCAATGTACTTCCTCCGTGGCAACCTCTCATTCATTGAGTTCTGCTACACCTCCTCCACTGTTCCAAAGATGCTCTGGAACATCTTGACAGGAGACAAGACCATCTCATTCATAGGCTGTGCTCTCCAGATGTATTTCTTTGTCACCTTAGGAGGCACAGAGTGTGTCCTCCTCTCAGCCATGGCATACGATCATTATGcagccatctgccacccactgcgcTACACCCTGCTCATGAGTCAACCAGTCTGCAAAGGGTTACTAATGATTTCCTGGACTATTGGAAGTGTCAACTCCATCATTAACACTGCTTTCATTTTCTCCCTTGACTTCTGCCACTCCAACCAGATAGATCACTTTTTCTGTGACATTCCACCCCTCCTTCACCTCTCGTGCTCTGACACAACACTGGGCAAAATGATGACCTTCACTATCTCTGGATGTGGCATTACTATGTCCTTCTTCCTTACCCTTCTCTCTTACATCTTTATTGTGTCCTCTGTGCTCAAAATACGCACAGCTCAAGGTAGGATTAAAGCTTTCTCCACCTGTGCATCCCATctcactgtggtgagcatcttctatgGTACCATCATCTTCATGTACTTAACTCCATCTTCCTGCCACTCTGTTGAACAGGAGCAGCTGGTTTCTGTACTGTATACAATGATTACCCCCCTGTTGAACCCTCTTATTTACAGCTTcaggattctccccaagattggat ATTGA